In Phycisphaerales bacterium, a genomic segment contains:
- a CDS encoding sulfotransferase yields the protein MNETGPILLTLTPRHFHKRLGHGHGVPLRHSAVLDRINGRSKITLWLDGRPLNRSGASVQDVAEHGDGRCHLNLPYENESIPREQWCGMLWISLPGNSEPREYGRAIVVELGEAPRESVSAAAGGPLLIAGAQRTGTTALLTALDTATPLRAPQDACMHRWHTLEGFFTIQSALHWLTHPFVSALGGDGEQRRFRTGMFDDSSFASAMLDSLAEHIDRSGRMLAGGAPRWVEKCPGWETSSIGPLFAALFPRGRVIYMTRDPVSCTMSIARLEGSLPRALDSEAALRSIVRNSSVWVVSHLIWRRYGRPRLGSDRMLEVPFHLFQREPAEVVPSIARLLQLDEKQGDALLAALGHIPTPRHPIRVEEIDPAVPSLIRRLCRNEAARWGYEMGECEPVNAPMLEQVCSLYRGQLSRMLDWYQLRSDVAQAFVEANVQGAADGLAPSDEPPLPAPGPLLAARLAREPA from the coding sequence AGACCGGACCCATCCTGCTGACACTGACGCCGCGGCACTTTCATAAGAGATTGGGTCACGGGCACGGGGTGCCCCTGCGACATTCGGCAGTGCTCGACCGCATCAATGGTCGATCGAAGATCACTCTCTGGCTCGATGGACGACCGCTCAACCGGTCTGGCGCCTCGGTTCAGGACGTTGCCGAGCACGGCGACGGCCGCTGCCACCTCAATCTTCCCTACGAAAACGAAAGTATTCCGCGCGAGCAGTGGTGCGGCATGCTCTGGATATCGCTGCCGGGGAATTCGGAACCTCGCGAGTACGGCAGAGCGATCGTCGTGGAACTCGGCGAAGCGCCGCGCGAGTCAGTGTCGGCGGCGGCTGGAGGGCCGCTTCTTATCGCCGGAGCGCAGCGCACTGGAACGACGGCGCTCCTCACCGCGCTCGACACGGCGACACCGCTGCGAGCCCCGCAGGACGCGTGCATGCATCGCTGGCACACTCTCGAGGGATTTTTCACGATTCAGAGCGCCCTTCACTGGTTGACACATCCATTTGTCTCCGCGCTCGGCGGCGACGGCGAGCAGCGCCGCTTCCGCACGGGGATGTTTGACGACAGTTCGTTCGCCAGCGCCATGCTCGACTCACTCGCAGAGCACATCGACCGAAGCGGTCGCATGCTCGCGGGGGGCGCTCCGCGGTGGGTCGAGAAGTGTCCGGGCTGGGAAACTTCGTCAATCGGACCGCTCTTCGCGGCCCTGTTTCCGCGCGGCCGCGTCATCTACATGACGCGCGATCCAGTGTCGTGCACGATGTCCATTGCACGCCTCGAGGGCTCGCTTCCGCGGGCGCTGGATAGCGAAGCGGCGTTGCGGTCGATCGTCCGAAACAGCAGCGTCTGGGTGGTGTCGCATCTCATCTGGCGCCGATACGGCCGACCGCGACTGGGATCGGACCGCATGCTCGAGGTGCCGTTCCATCTCTTCCAGCGCGAGCCGGCGGAAGTAGTGCCGTCGATTGCCCGGCTCCTTCAACTCGATGAGAAACAAGGCGATGCCCTGCTTGCGGCGCTGGGACACATTCCAACGCCAAGGCACCCGATCCGCGTCGAAGAAATCGATCCGGCTGTGCCGTCGCTTATCCGCCGACTGTGCCGCAATGAGGCGGCGCGCTGGGGATACGAGATGGGCGAGTGCGAGCCGGTTAATGCGCCGATGCTCGAGCAGGTCTGCAGCCTCTACCGGGGCCAATTGTCGCGCATGCTCGATTGGTACCAGTTGCGATCCGATGTGGCGCAGGCATTCGTCGAAGCGAATGTGCAAGGCGCAGCAGATGGTCTTGCACCTTCCGATGAACCGCCACTGCCCGCGCCCGGGCCGCTGCTGGCGGCCCGGTTGGCTCGTGAGCCGGCGTGA